From one Streptomyces sp. N50 genomic stretch:
- the tpg gene encoding telomere-protecting terminal protein Tpg, with product MGEIEDAIERAGREAFTRQPPTTLKGQISYLMKQLKTAGAVAAELGITADSVNRYRRGARKHPPRHIQERIDAAVRSRWQPLIRKRRRQKAAATDGITVETRARFGYSAPVGTTDDGRFRRLTVHLPAEYARRLFDAREQGAGDQQLRDIVAEGLQEVYFKDGGRRAAGLEVALNDIDYFDVSF from the coding sequence GTGGGGGAGATCGAGGACGCCATCGAGCGGGCCGGCCGGGAAGCGTTCACCAGACAGCCGCCCACGACCCTCAAAGGGCAGATCAGTTACCTGATGAAACAACTGAAGACGGCCGGGGCCGTCGCAGCCGAACTCGGTATCACCGCCGACTCCGTCAACCGCTACCGCCGCGGCGCCCGCAAGCACCCGCCCCGGCACATCCAGGAGCGGATCGACGCCGCCGTACGCTCCCGCTGGCAGCCCCTCATCCGCAAGCGCCGCCGCCAGAAAGCCGCCGCCACCGACGGGATCACCGTGGAGACCCGGGCCCGGTTCGGCTACAGCGCGCCCGTCGGCACGACCGACGACGGCCGCTTCCGCCGCCTGACCGTCCACCTTCCTGCGGAGTACGCGCGCCGCCTGTTCGACGCCCGCGAACAGGGCGCCGGCGACCAGCAGCTGCGCGACATCGTCGCGGAAGGACTGCAGGAGGTGTACTTCAAGGACGGCGGTCGGCGCGCCGCGGGCTTGGAGGTCGCCCTCAACGACATCGACTACTTCGACGTCTCCTTCTGA